Genomic window (Chryseobacterium bernardetii):
CCAAAATAATAAAGATGTTAATATAATTAAGTCGGAGGAAGGAAAATATTACGTCATTTATTCGAGACTTCACTACATCGGAGAATTGAAACCGATGATTGGAGAAAAGCAATACCAGGAATTCCTAAATCCTCAATTAGAAAGTACCAAGGAAAATAAAGAAGGAAATGAATTGAAAAAAGCAGTCAATGAGATGTTTTTTGAACTGATGAGAAGCTCAGCCAATTCTAAAGACCCGGCAGAAAATGAATTGAAGAAGAGGAGGAAAAAGAAAGGTCGCTGAAATGACTGGCTTTCAAGAACCTGTAATCAATGTAAAATTATGATAATCACATTTGCAACGCAGAAAGGAGGAACAGGTAAAACAACGCTTGCAATTGCTTTTGCCAATTATGTTTCTGCTCATTCTAAAAGAATGATCAAGGTCTTCGATTTCGATTTTCAAAAATCGTTTTACCACAAATGGAAAGAAGATGAATTGCTGGAAATTCCAAAAATATATGATGTTGAAATCATTGATGAAGAGAATGAAGAACCCTTCACGGATTTTGATAGTTTGATAGCATTGAAAGAAAGTGAAGAGATAAACATATTCGACCTTGCAGGAACATTGGATGTAAAGTACAGCGACCTTCTTATTTACAGTGATTTTATTGTCATTCCCTTTGAATATTCAAATGTCTCAGCAAAATCAACTTTGGTCTTCATTAATTTTTTGGGATTGTTGGAAAGTCAGGCAGAAAGGGTATTCATTCGCTCACGATTTGATAAAGGCTATGTATACCAGAATCAAGAAGGAATGGACGCCGAAATCAGCAGGTATGGACTGCTATTGAAGAATCCTGTATTCAAAAGAAATTGTCTACAAATTCTTGATACCAGAAAATTAACGAATCATCAGAGATATGCTGTGGAGAAATCATTCAACGAATTAATTGACCACATTAACAAATGCCTTGAAATTACATTATAACGGATCACTATAAACTCATTACAAAATATGATTAAAATAATTACCTCTATCATAGCCATTTATCTGCTTTATTATGTAGGGAATGTATTGTATGATCTTTTTTTGAAAAAAGACAGTTCAAAAAAAACGGATGAAACTGAAGAGTATTCTTTAACGGAATTTTCAGAAGAGAACAAAAACGAAGTACAAAGAATAGAGATCGATGATGTAGAAAATATCAATACTCCTAATTCTTTTAACAAGAAAGAGCTATTTCGGGCTAATCAGGAAGAGCAACAAGATGAAAGCCGTGACCTTGATCACTTTCGAAAGAAGTTTGAGTCTGAGCAGAATATTGATGATTTTTATAACGTTCCCGAAATACAAGAAAAGCCAAATGAAAAAGAACAAAAGGAAACTGTTTCACTTGATTCCCAACAGGAAAACATTATTCAAGAGCAAGAAAAAAAAGAGATTCCATCCCCAAACCTCGACGCCTTACATAAACAGTTTAAAGACTTTCTAAATCTCGCCGAAACAAGCGTTCAGGTTATTCTAAACCAAGATGGACATAAGGTCTATCAATCAATGATCTAAGAGGTTAATCAAAACTTTTCACTACTAAAATGATCCGCCTATAAAAGGCGGATAGCACACCCCTTATGCATAATTCTAAGCTAAATAAACACAATTCTAAACATAAATCCTTAATCATTATGAACTACAAATCGAAACATTACAAGCTGTTTAAAAAGTTATTGACTGCTTGTGTAATCCTCCTTGCTGTAACCCCAGCATTTGCACAGGGTGGTGCAACAGCAATTTCCAATGCAGCCAATGACATCAAAGATTATTGGGATCCGATCAAGCTTATCCTCAAAGCTGTCGGAGGATTGGTCGGTTTCATCGGAGGTCTGAGAGTGTACAACAAATGGACAAATGGCGATCAGGATGTCAACAAAGAGATCTTGGGCTACGGAGGTGCTATGATCTTCTTATTGGTAGTTCCGGAATTCGTAACAGCATTCTTTGCTTAATATGGGGTTCTATCTCTACAAGGGGCTTAAAAAACCCCTTGTATTCTTCGGGCTTAAAGGCAAATACATCTTTTATGCAGTAGGAGTCATTGGAGTCGGTGTCATCGCAGCACTCATATTATCCAAATTCGGATTGCTGGGTTCTCTTTTAGGACTCGCAGGTACAGGAGGAGGCGTCTATTTCATCTTCAAAAGACAGGATAAATATGGTCTGTACGCTAAGACCAAAAACTTCGATCAAGTTTTGATTTTCCCCAAAAAAATAAACAATAAAACACTTTTAGGTTATGTCCAAAATAAAGAAACAAGCATTTGATATTCCTTTTATCGGTTTTGATATTGGAAAAGATTTCGGATGGGACTTT
Coding sequences:
- a CDS encoding ParA family protein — translated: MIITFATQKGGTGKTTLAIAFANYVSAHSKRMIKVFDFDFQKSFYHKWKEDELLEIPKIYDVEIIDEENEEPFTDFDSLIALKESEEINIFDLAGTLDVKYSDLLIYSDFIVIPFEYSNVSAKSTLVFINFLGLLESQAERVFIRSRFDKGYVYQNQEGMDAEISRYGLLLKNPVFKRNCLQILDTRKLTNHQRYAVEKSFNELIDHINKCLEITL
- a CDS encoding DUF4134 domain-containing protein, with the translated sequence MNYKSKHYKLFKKLLTACVILLAVTPAFAQGGATAISNAANDIKDYWDPIKLILKAVGGLVGFIGGLRVYNKWTNGDQDVNKEILGYGGAMIFLLVVPEFVTAFFA
- a CDS encoding DUF4133 domain-containing protein, whose product is MGFYLYKGLKKPLVFFGLKGKYIFYAVGVIGVGVIAALILSKFGLLGSLLGLAGTGGGVYFIFKRQDKYGLYAKTKNFDQVLIFPKKINNKTLLGYVQNKETSI